From uncultured Pseudodesulfovibrio sp.:
CGGAAAAGCCAGATCACCGGGTTCGGCCAACCGTTTGGCGACCTCGCCCGATTCCTGCGCTTTGATAGTGGTGTATCCAAGACCGATCTCAGCCTCCTGCACCACTTTACCCGCCTCACGAGCACGTGCCTGCGCAGCAGCCACGCCCTGTTCAGCCTGCCCCAGCCCAGCCTTGGCCTGAAGATAGGCAGACTCGGCTTTCTCCACTTCTTCGGCTGTAACCACCTTCTGGTCGTGCAATGTGCTCATGCGCTTATAGGTGGACTCTGCCTTGGCAAAACCAGCTCTGGCAGCGGCCAAAACATCACGGGACTGGCTGACCATACTGGAGGCTGAAGACTCGGCCTGTCGCGAACGCTCCAAACGAGTCTGGGAAGCTCGACTATCCAATACGACCAGATCATCACCGGCCTTAACGGTATCACCGGGGCGCACCAACACCTTAAGGACCCGGCCTGTCACCTGAGCCTCAACGCGAGTGTCAGTCTTGGCCTTGACCGTTCCCACGGCCTCATGCAGCCGAGGTAATGAAATGCGCTCGGCCACGACAGAAGAAGCGGGATCATTGGCTTGACCACGCTTTGCGGATGGGACCTCATCAGCCCCACAGGCCGACAGACACAAAACAAGAACAACAAAAAGGAAAAGACAGGGTATCGTATTCTTCATATGAACACGCATACCATAAGAGGGAGGCTAAAGACTACAATTAATAATGATTCCTACGGATTTCAACAAGATCGATTCTGCCTGGACAGAGGGCGCAAAAAAAGTGCGCCTTGCCTATCCAGGCCATCCCCTTCCGGGGCTTCACGCGCACACTATTTTTTGCATGGTCGCGACTCGTTTCGCTGTTTTATGGTGTGAAATGGTTTAACGGATATCACCCTCCGTTGCGGTAATCCGACTATGTCATGGACCCGTTCATCTTGGGTCCTTCCGCTATTTTATAAATAAGCATTAAACACCCGATGTCCAGTGGTACCGAGGCTTGAAAAAAGCTATTTAACTTGTTTAATAATGGCACCGCGTTCACGGTCAGGGACGAGCTCAAAAATACGCTGAGCTGAACCGGCAAATAAATCAAGCGGATGGTGCGAAATTACAAGGAGTTGTAACTCAAGGCGGTCAGCAATTTCCCCGATAAGTTTCATAAATTTAGGAATAAGCGCGGGTTTAAGCCAACAATCCTGTTCATCGAGAACAAGGAAAGGTCGGTGCTGTTCTTCAGGCAACTGCGACAAAGCGATAAGCCGCAATCCCACAGAAAGGATATTACACACCGAGCCACCCTGACCGGTCATGATATCCTCTATCTCATCTTCCTTGCCCTGATTGCGAATCTGAAATTGAATCTGGAGACGATTGTTTTTGACCTCGCGCAAAGTGGTCACAACACGATCCTGCCCCAGAATCTCACGAATGGCGTGGGTCAAATTGGCTTCAACCTCGTCAAGAATCTTGCCAAACAAGGCCGTGGACAACTCTTCAAGCGTATCCCGAGCCTTTGGGGCGAGCGTCAAAAAATCCCGCACGCCACCAAGAGATTCACGCACGCGACTATGCTCGCTATGCAGGGTCTCGGCCAAAGCCGACAACCTGTCCAGACGACGTTCAGCCTCACGCAATTCGCCCCTGGCTTGCTCAAAGGACACTACTTTCCTCCCTCCACTGCATTTTCAACGTCCGCAAGATCGGCTTGTATTTGTTGTATATGCTGGCGATATTTCGAAATAACTTCTTCATTTTTTTGCCGTTTTTCTTCCAGCAACGATTGGAGTTCCTTGATGTCGCTGGTACCATATTCAGCCATGGCCTGCTGTTTCAAGGTCTCCAATTGGCTGGTCAGATTGGCCACATCCTGCTCGGTGCGCACCTTGCGGTCACGCAGTTGTTCATAGTGACTTCGCAGTTCGTTAAGTTCCTTTTCCACTGCGGAATCCCTGCTTGTCCCAGTTTGGTTGGAGTTATTAATCACTGTGTATAACCTCCTCGTAAAGTTCCCAGATGAGCTTGCCCTCCGGGGTCTGTGTACTCAGATTTTCTTCAAGAAATTGTTTCAGACCGGTGCCCTCATGTGTCCGCTGCCACGCGAGCCGTTCCAATCCGTTGATAAAATTGGATTCACCCTCGTCTTCATGTTCTTCGGTAGGCAGTTCCTGATCCGGAAACACCTTGTCGAACGGCTCGAATGGCACCACCCATTTCTCCAGATCATCGCAACCGGGTGTCCAGATGGCAGCGGCAGGCTCCCGTTCCATGGAACGGCGAGTAAATGTCAGCCGCGTTATATTGCCGGGGTTGGCCCATGTGGTCTGCCCCTTGGTGATGGTTATCTGTGGGCGATGGATATGCCCGTTCACCAACCAGTCAATGCCGGGAAGTTCCTTGATCGTATAGGCGCGATCAATAAATTCCGGGAATTGAATATTATGATGCGTCAACCAGATGACCGTATCAGGGTCATCTGGTTGACGATCATATTTCTTGGGAAGCGGGGTACCGTCCGGGCTAGCACAAACCAAAACCTGTTCATCGTCGGTCTCAAGAATAAATTGCGGACTGCTTTCTTTCATCAGCCGGATCACTCCGGCGGCCTCCAAGACCGCAAGAGTGACATCCTCAGTAAAACGGGACTGGTATTTGTCATGATTTCCGACCAATGCCCAGACCGCTGAATCACCGGTTCTTGCCCCAAAAATCCGTATCAACTCCACAAGCATCTTGTTGGAGTTGTCACGAGGCCAGTGGAAGAGGTCCCCCAAAAGGACCGGAACCATGCCGAGAGCCTCAGCCTGGTCGAGACAGGCCTCAACCTTGTTCATGATCTGATCGAGATAACCATCAAGCCTCTGACCCGGCGGATGGTCCGCCAAATGGGGATCTGCGATGAAGAACAGACCATTGCCGTGGATATGGTCAACCGTCATGACGACACCCTTGATCAATGAATGTTGCAGTTGTCATATCACCACCACAAGTTGGGCAGCAGCCAAGCTGTTTTATACGTTCTTCCACGGTCTCTTCAAGCTTCTTCAAGCTGTTCTCCAACTTGGATAGCCCCACATTGGCCGATTCGAGTCTTGATGACAGATCATCCATGGCGGACAAGGTACCATCCAATGCTTCTGTTGACTCGACAGAAGGCGGCTCCACAACCTTCCGCAAGATGTTTTCCCAGCGCGATAAACGAGAACGTCGATATTGAACAGATATAAATTCATCAATAAAAGCAGCCATATCATCTGTCGATTCGGGAGAGGGAAAGATTTCAAGATTTGCAAAAACCGTTGTCTGAACTTCAGCCTTCCGCAAACTTCGGTCCGCCGAATCCAGTTTTTGCATCAGCACAGCGAGTGCGCCCGTATTTTCAAGAGGATCAGGCTGTTGCAGTCCGTTCAAAGCCTCAGTGTTGCCTGACGCGTATGAAAGTCGACTTTCAACAGTCTTCATTGATGAGATCAATGCGTCCAACACTCTGACATCATGAGTTTTCGGAGGATCAAGAACACCATCCAAGGTCGTCTTGCATTCTGTTTTTTTCAGGAGTGTATCAGACAGTTTTTTCTGTCTCTCAAGTACTGCTTCCAGTGCCGGAATAATTTTGTCGAAGTCGATTGCGGTTTTTTCCAATTCACGAGCTGCCGAAACTTGCAAATCAATATCAGGCAAGGGGGCCAAACGATCTATAACACCTTCAATTCTTTCGGTTTGCCCCTCCAAATCACGAACCTGCCGTTTGGCGTCTGTTGTCTGACGCTTCAACAAGTTCTGCATGGCCAAAAGATGGGCGCTTTCCGTGGATGCGGCAAAAAAAGCGGCGGCGTTACTTGCAGGTTTGTTCAACAAAAACACAGGCTCTCGCTGATTGCCTACATGAATATCAACCGGATCGCCGGATTCAAGCTCCACTAGATCCAATCTCAAGGCAGCACGGATATCTTCCGGTGGAGTTCTCCCGAATTTCCAATACTCTTCAGGCTCTTCCGCACCGGGCTTCCAGAGTTCATACCCGGAGGACCGTTTCTTACGTACCCAGACCACCCTGGTCCCATCGTCAAGTTCAACACTGACCCGAGCTTCTTTGGCACCATGTCGAATATTATGACTCGGCATGGGATTGGTTGCCAGACAACGCAACGCCTCCACCACAGCGGATTTGCCGGTGTTATTGCCGCCGGTCAGGATGGTCAGACCACTCCCGAGTTCCATCTCGGTGTGTTCATGAGCCATAAAGTTATCGATTATGATTTTTTTAATCATTATCTAAGGATATCTCGGCTTATCGTTACTAATTCTGAAATATTCTTCAATACCATATTCTCGCATCCTCTCATTATTCATGCGCCATATCTGCGCTAGCCTATCAGGCATTCCGTGTTCTTCACACGGGAATTCTTTACACTCAAAACAGTATGTAACGTCATGCTCTCGTGCACACGCAGGGACAACGCACGCCTTGAACAAACAGCCTGATTCACGACAACCAGAACAATAACCGGAAGCAAAATAGTCCAACAGTTCAGCAAATTGATGACAATGCTGAAAAACAGCATTGGTCGATTCAAACCGTTTGGCGTATTCTCCGAAATTGGCACCAAGATGCTCTTTCAACGCGGCACTCAACTCTTGAACAGGGCCACCTGCATACGCTACGCATTTTCCACACATCAATCCGCATGGGGCCAACTGTGATGCCATAAAATCTTCCGATCCAACAAGATAACCGTGCTCCCGCAGAATGAGAAGAGAGGTTTTGATTGCAAAGACAACCATTTCAACACACTTTGAATGCAGGTCCAGACGCTTGTATCGTTCCTGTCCTTCCTGAGTGGAAAAATCACATTCAATCAAGTCAAAACAATTGATACTGTTGTATTTTTCAACGAAGATGTCCCGAAATTCCTGAACCATAACATACACCGGGTCCAAATCCGCCCCCGGCTCCTGTCGACCTGCATACAAACCGAATCCCATGACAGCGCCGGTCACTGCGCCACACGGCCCACAAGTGCGCCCCATGCCGCTACAAAAACCGGTAGCCATCGCTACGGCCTCTTTCGAATTCTTACCACCAGCTTCTGCAATAAGCTTCAACACAGTCTCGGCGCACAAAAACTGATCGCCCGAGAACAATTTTTCCACGCGTTTCTCAAGAATATCAGCCATGAGGCATCATTCCGGTATTGCAGGCCAGATACGGACAAAATTCCACAGCTTCAGGTGTCATACGAGTCGCACGCCCTTTCCCCTCATGAAGAATCAATGGAGGTTCAACCATGAGTCCTTGTCCGCCTGCTTTCATTGTTTCCATAAGAACCATCTTTGCGTTGTCACCCTCACGGCTATGAACCAATCGCATTCGCTTGGGGACAAGGCCGACTTCGGCCAGATCAACCATCAGTTCCGGCAGTCGTTCCGGCAGATGAACAAAGAAAAATTTACCTCGCGTCTTCAGTGCCACGGCAGCACATCGGGCAAAAGCCTTGAAGGTTCCTTGTGCCTCGAAACGAGCAGTTTCACGCCCAGCCCCTTTGCTCGTTTTTCCCTTTCCTAATTCTCGATACGGCGGATTAGCTACGACAAAATCCACTACTGAATCAGGTCGCCATTCAGCCACGTCACCCTGCTGCAGCGTAAACTTATCGATAAGGTGGAGGTCGATACGATTTTCCTCGGCAGCACCTATGCTTTCTGGATTTAACTCAACACCAACAATTGTCATTCCGGGGTGACGAAGGAGCATTCCAATACCAATAACCCCGCACCCGCAGCCGAGATCAACACCTGTATGCCGGCGGCCTGCGTGGGCAAAACAACTCAAGAGCAGGGAGTCCAATGAAAACCGATATCCACCTTCCGGCTGCACGAGTCCACGCGGGAATAATTCGCGCCTCTTGAGTATGGCTTCCGTATCAATACCAGCCATTATGCCCCCTTCGGTTTTTTACCGCGCCGGATTCGCGCCTTGAACATATCTGCAAAAAGACGAGCCTCATTCAACCTCAAAAGAAAGGCCATCCCAATATACACTACGACCCACAAGGGAATGAGTAACAAACACCAAGGAGTCCATGTTCCGGTTAAATAGGCTCCCCACCCAATTAATATTGACAGCACCGCTGTTTTTGCTGCTGAACCGGCAGGCAAAAGGCGTGTTCCCCGCTTGCGCGTCAAGAGAACATGCAACAACACAAAATTCAGAAGTGATGACAGACTCACGGCCAAAGCCAATCCGACATGGGCCATGGACTGCATAAGCCAGACACCCAGCCCGACATTGGCTATCAGACAGGCCACAGCAATCTTTACCGGTGTTTTCGTGTCCTCCAAGGCATAGAATCCAGCAACCAGCGGACGGGACAGGGCAATAAACGGCAACCCGACAGAATAGGCGACAAGGGCCTGTGATGTTGCCGCGACCGCTTCCGAAGTAAAGGCTCCGCGCTCAAAAAGCAGGACGATAACCGGCTCCGCCAACCCGATAAGGCCTGCGGCAGCGGGCAAAGCAATAAAAAGTGTCAATCCAAGTGAAACGGACAAGGCCTTGTCGTATTCTTCCATCTCATTACGCGCAGCCAACTTCGCAAGGCTTGGCAAGGCCGCAGTGCTGACAGCTATCCCAAACACCCCTAGGGGGAACTGAACCAACCTATCGGCATAGTACAGATAGGACACAGACCCCACTGGCAAAAATGAAGCAAGGAGTGTCCCGAGCAAAATATTCAACTGATAAACAGCGGCTCCGAACACGGTAGGAAGCATGAGCAATCCCATACGCGCCACGCCCTTGTTGCGCCACGCCCATGGACCACGCCATGAAAAACCGGCCTTCTTCAAAAAGGGTTGTTGCAAAAACCATTGAGCCGCTCCGCCGATCAACACGCCGTAAGCCATGCAATAGGCCACGTTGTACCCCATGAAATATCCGAACAACGCAGAGCCTATCAATGCCACGTTCAGGGCCACGGGGGCCAGTGCCGGAGCAAGGAAATGACCTCGCGAGTTGAGAATGCCCATGCACAACGCCACGCCGCAAATAAAAATGACATACGGAAAGCAAATGCGAACAAGATCTATGGTCACCTGAAACTGTTCGGCATTATCGATAAAACCGGGAGCAATGGCCATGGTCAAAGGCCGAGCCAATATCTCCACAAGCACTGTGATAGCGACAAGAATTCCGACCAGCCAAATCATGGCGGACCGTGCCATGGCCTGAGCCGCTTCTTCTCCCTCTTCCTCAAGAGTCCGCGAATAGACCGGAATAAAGGCCATGGTCAGCGAGCCTTCGCCAAAAAGCCGCCGCAAAAGATTCGGAATACGGAAAGCCACAAAAAAGGCATCGGCAAAAAGCCCGGCACCCAACGCAAAGGCGACGATGATATCCCGAACAAATCCCAATATGCGAGACACCAGCGTGGCCCCTGCCACGACAGCCGCATTTTTCGCTATTGTTTTGGCGTGTTTATTCACTGTATCCTCTGCACTATGCCTTCCATCTCTTCCCGGCACGGCACACATATATAAATATTATTGAGCAAGACAATCCTTTCCTTGCAGTCTTTATCTCTTCCAGCGCTAAACCGCTAGTTTATTGCTTTGGCTGACAATACGGACAAAAAGTAGACGTCCGGCCTGCGACCTTCACAGCCTGCAACAAGGTGTCGCACCGAGCACATTTCTGGCCTTTCTTGCCGTACACATTGAAGCTGTTTTGAAAAGCCCCGGCATCCCCGTGGGCATTGACATAATCCGAAATGGAGCTGCCATTTTCGCGAATAGCCAGCTTGAGAACCGCCTGTAATTCTGAAAACAATTTCAAAGCCTTGGCATGACTCACTCGATGGCCTTTTGTTTCAGGATGAATTCCCGACCGAAACAGGGATTCATCTGCATAAATATTCCCCACACCGGCCACCACCGACTGATTGAGCAGCAGCCCTTTTATCGCTGTCTTTCTTTCGGCGATTCGTTCAGCCAGTTCAGCGGGAGTAACCTCAAGCGGTTCAGGTCCGACTTTTCGCAAAAACTCCCAATTCTCAAGCTGTTGTGCTGTGAATAACTTGACGTAGCCAAACTTGCGCATGTCAGAAAAGATCAGCCAAGAACCGTCATCAAGGATAAAAACTATCCGGTCATGTTTATGAATATCACGATGATCGCTATGGACCACCCGCCCCGTCATTTTAAGATGAAATACGAGTGTGCTGTCATTCGTCAGTTCAACGAGTAAAACCTTGGCTCGACGATAGACCCGACGAACCTTCTGTTTCAGAACTCCCGGCACAATAATTTCCGCAGCATCACTCAAACGGGTCAGGCCTGGAATTTCCACGGACACAATAGTTCGCTCCGTCAGGGTGTCGTTCAACCCACGGGCGATAACTTCAACTTCAGGCAATTCAGGCATGGTTAGATGAGTACCTGAAAACGGTTATGGTGAAAAGCGTCCGTCAAGGGCAGACACTTAAACCAAAAGGCTTTGCGACTAGCGACAAAAGGCATCAAGCATAACCTGTTCATCAGAAGGTTGTGAACTGATCCAATAAGCCAGATCGCCTACATACCAAAGGAGGTGCACCTGCCCCATCCCGGTGAATCGATAGACTGACACACCATTTTTCTCCAATTTTTTTGGATTTTTGAATGGTGATTTCGGATTGTCATACATTTTGTGAACCATGACACCAATCTGTCGACGCGCTTCTTTTTCAGAAGACACACGAGAAAGCCACACTTCGGCTGGACGCACCTTGCCCGCATCTTCTGGACGCATATACCGAGCGATGGCACTGGCTTCGGCTGACAGAGCCTTGCCATGCAACTGATTCACTTCCGTCTGTGCCTGTTGCCCAACAACAAGTTGAACTCGATCCAAACCACCGACCTTTGCAGGAAGGAACTCGGACAAATCACTGCCAAAAGCCGCGAACGGCATCCATAAAACGACCAACAGAACAAGAACTGCACGACGTATCATTATTTATCTCCACTTTCATCTGATTCGATTTTCATGTTTTTCTTCGAAGACTTGGGAGAACCAAGCTTCCCCACATTAGCGGTAAACAAGTCATCACCGCGCCGAACAGTAAATACAAGCTCTTCTCCGGCTTCATGAACCTTGAACCCCGCAATATGCAGGCTAAACAAATGTTCCAAGGGAACATCTGAGGCCTCTACAAGCAAATCGCCGGGACGCAGACCGGCCTTGGCCGCGCGTGACTCTCGCTGGACAGACTCGACAAGAAGGCCGCCCGTTCCAACGGCCGTTAGTAATGCCCCCATCTTCGACTGGTAACTATCTGGCGAATAGAAGAAAACATCACCCGCATCGGCATCGAATTCATCACCACGCCACGGCATGATGGACAAAACACGTGCGCCCGGATCAAACCGTCTGATACGCATGGCAATGCCCCATGCCTGTTCAACATGCCCGGCCCCAGCAACGATCAGCACGGGCCAATCATACTGATGACGCACCCTGACAGCCTCTTCGGCCATCTTGGAATCCCAGATGGACTGAATCAGATGGAATCGTTCCCGTTGCACTTCGTCCTCAGCATCCTTGGATTCATGCTGCCTAAAAATTTCATCAAGCACAGCCCGTTGGTCACTGGTCGGCGGCACGATGACCTTGGGTAAAAAGGCCTGTTCTTCGTCGGAAAGCGCTTCAAGGCCCTCTTTGGATATTTTTTTGGTCACAAAAGTGGGAACATTCAACCCCGCCACAGGCACACTGTTGCGCTGAGCAAGTTCAAAATGCCTACGGAATAAAGGAAATGGGTATCCCCATTTTGTTGACCATTGCAGTTCTTCGGCCAGGTCCTCCAATTCAACCTGCCCTTTTCCAAAATCATCGAGCACTTGCTGCATGTCCACGGCCACCATTTCCAACCCAAGTGAAAGGCCTTCACCAGACTCGGAAAGTCCTGCCAAAATACGTTGTTGAACCTTGTGGTCCCATGTGTTTCGATGCCCCTCCCCAACAAGAACATACTCATAACTATCTGCCATTGCTATGATCTCTTCAAAAAGCACCTGATCACCATATTTGGAGATAAATTCTCCTTTCTGCGGGAGAAAAGTCACCCGAAGAGGCTCCACAGGCAAAGGTTCAATAGCTTTTTTCACACACGCCCCCATGGACAAAAGCAGACTCAGCAACACAAATAACGTCACGTTGCATTTCCGTGCTCCATTCAAAATATATTGCATCCTTTCCCCTCAAATTCGGTCTTGAAAATCCCCATGCCAAATTGCCATTGGCAGCCCGGTTGCATCAATTTCAGGAAAATCAGGTATCGACCGCAGCCGTCCGCCCCCTTTCCACGCCGTAACAGCCAGCACGCAGGCGTCAAGAATATCATCGCCAGCGACTTGACTTGCTCTATATTTCAACCGGATAGCTTCAATAAGCGAACGAAGATCACACACCTTTTTTTCCAAAAGGACAAACCGATCCACCACCCCTAAAACATCTCTCTTCGGGAAAGGCATCGGCCCCCCAAACAATTGCGAAAAACACAATTCAGGGTGTGATTCATAAACTCTGTGGCGGGCTTCGACATTTCCTTGCAAAAACTCATCTACTTCATATATCTTTTTCACAATACCCAAGGATTGTTCGGATAACGACTTACCGGAAAGTTTCTGACTTATCAATTTAGCTTCACGTTTTGATCCGGCATAAACAGCCTTGCGAACCGGAGTATTAAAGACACTGCTCTTACGTTTTCCCAACCTCTCTCGAGTCAAAACATCGGCCTTTCTCGTTCCTGTTTCAGGAAGTCCAATAGGGATATCCACCAACACGGCTTCAGCGTCCTTATGCTTGTCCCACAGCGCAACAAATTCATCATACAGAGCAAAAGACCACCCCCCGTTAGTGACCCAAACAGCAAACCACCCGCCCTTGCACCCGTCTACGCCTACGTATTTCATCATGCATATATACTCTTCCACCAACATCCCCGCAACCAGATGCACAATTCAGCACACCCTTTGCAAAACGACACCAAATTATTTTGGCAGGAGGGAGAAAATTTAAGGGAAAAACAAAAACCCCGCACCGACAGCAGCCGGTGCGGGGTATAACTCTCAATAACTCGCGCGCCTAATCCCAGGTGCGCTTGTCTTCGATGGGTCGGATCTGCGGAGGCAGGGTTCCGGGTGCAAGCACCTTGAGGATCGGACGAAGCTTGATCTTTTCACGGAACAAATGGAGCAATTCGTCTTCCTGATTAAACTGTCCGGCTTCGATGGAAAGAACCATCTCATCAATACCACCCGGGTTGGTGACTTCGATCTGCCAACGCTTGACCTCTTCGAAGCGAGCCATGACCTGCTCAACCTGATGCGGATAGACAAACATACCCTTGATGCGGGCGGTGGTGTCAACGCGACCGACGATGCCACCGAGACGGGGGCTGGTGCGGCCACAGGCGCACGGTGAGCGATCCAGATAGCCGAGATCGCCGGTGGCGAGTCGGATGAGCGGATAGGTGCGGTTGAATGCGGTAACAACGATTTCGCCAACCTCGCCGTCCTTAAGCGGGATACCCGTGTCAGGATGGCAGATTTCAACAAATGCACGGTTGGAAAGGTGCAGACCGTTCTTGTGGAAGCATTCGTAACCGATACAACCAACGTCTGCGGTGCCGTAGCCCTGACGCATGATGCAGTCGAATTTCTTCTCAAGAGTGGAACGCATCTTCTCTGAGAATTTTTCGCCAGTGACAAAAGCGACTTCGAGGAACAAATCCTTACGCAGAGACAGACCCATTTCCTCGGCCTTCTGTGCCAGGTGCATGAGATAGCTGGGAGTACCGACGTAGCCGGTGACGCGCAACTTCTGCATGATCTCAATCTGGGAGTTGGTGTTACCGGGACCGGCAGGCACCACGGCGCAGGCCAGGTTACGAAGAGGTTCTTCGAACATCAGACCGGCGGGAGCCAGATGATAGTTGAAAGTAATCTGAGACAGATCTCCGGAACGGAAACCGGCGGCATAAAAACCTTCGGTCCAACCC
This genomic window contains:
- a CDS encoding AMP-binding protein, whose amino-acid sequence is MTRKDRTEGIYSRREVLDESERRQYYQLQLKELLSYAYRYSEDVKKRFDRAQFNVDKFRVLNDIKHIPIIKKKELIFLQSMGPRLGGLLTKDLGELQRVFLSPGPIFDPEDRSEDYWGWTEGFYAAGFRSGDLSQITFNYHLAPAGLMFEEPLRNLACAVVPAGPGNTNSQIEIMQKLRVTGYVGTPSYLMHLAQKAEEMGLSLRKDLFLEVAFVTGEKFSEKMRSTLEKKFDCIMRQGYGTADVGCIGYECFHKNGLHLSNRAFVEICHPDTGIPLKDGEVGEIVVTAFNRTYPLIRLATGDLGYLDRSPCACGRTSPRLGGIVGRVDTTARIKGMFVYPHQVEQVMARFEEVKRWQIEVTNPGGIDEMVLSIEAGQFNQEDELLHLFREKIKLRPILKVLAPGTLPPQIRPIEDKRTWD